A genomic window from Terrisporobacter glycolicus ATCC 14880 = DSM 1288 includes:
- a CDS encoding MerR family transcriptional regulator, which translates to MGKYLSIGQMGKLNNLSVQTLRHYEKVGLLKPSYINEDTGYRYYSMKDFNTIDLIKQCKAMGLSLEEIKEVTNNYTSLESIVEILGNQKKIVTEKMKELENIKNKVESLEAKIKISLNRGINDIFIKHNEERKFIQYNFTDRFSDEFEINLRKILLEVERDYENINAEIAFTVSYEDVKREGRAECKNVMINLGENVYFKDDKIISMNKGNYLTMYFDDTYRDSGKYYEVIMKYIESNNIKTIGDFNEIYIMTRVGNDGEEKSLGQIEILIED; encoded by the coding sequence TTGGGAAAGTATTTATCTATTGGTCAAATGGGAAAACTAAATAACTTATCAGTACAAACTTTAAGACATTATGAAAAGGTAGGATTATTAAAACCTTCTTACATAAATGAAGATACAGGCTATAGGTATTATTCTATGAAAGATTTTAATACTATAGATTTAATAAAACAGTGCAAGGCTATGGGCTTATCTTTAGAAGAAATAAAAGAAGTTACAAACAACTACACATCTTTGGAATCTATAGTTGAGATATTGGGTAATCAAAAGAAAATAGTAACAGAAAAAATGAAAGAGTTAGAAAATATAAAAAATAAAGTGGAATCCTTAGAAGCTAAAATAAAAATATCCTTAAACAGAGGAATAAATGACATTTTTATAAAACACAATGAAGAAAGAAAATTTATTCAGTATAACTTTACTGATCGTTTTTCTGATGAATTCGAAATTAACTTAAGAAAAATTCTTTTGGAAGTAGAAAGAGATTATGAAAATATTAATGCAGAAATAGCTTTCACCGTATCATATGAAGATGTGAAAAGAGAAGGACGAGCGGAGTGCAAAAACGTAATGATTAATTTGGGAGAAAATGTGTATTTTAAAGACGATAAAATAATTTCAATGAATAAAGGAAATTATTTGACCATGTATTTTGATGATACTTACAGAGATTCAGGCAAATATTATGAGGTGATTATGAAATACATAGAAAGTAATAATATAAAAACTATTGGAGATTTTAACGAAATATATATAATGACTAGAGTGGGAAATGATGGAGAAGAAAAATCCCTTGGACAAATAGAAATTTTAATAGAAGATTAG
- the cooS gene encoding anaerobic carbon-monoxide dehydrogenase catalytic subunit, translating to MDCNSCKMCKSADERLESFVASKEFDTAFHRTETQKQKCGFGLQGVCCRLCSNGPCRITPKSPKGICGADADTIVGRNFLRAVASGSACYIHVVENTALNLKHVGETKGIIKSEKALNHLAKKLGIEADDKYEKCIKVADAVLNDLYKPRFTKMELVEKIGYGPRVEKWKELGIMPGGAKSEVFDGVVKSSTNLNSDPVDMLMSCLSLGISTGLYGLTLTNLINDIMLGDPVIRMAPVGFRVIDEDYINIMITGHQHSTFTSFQEKLKEEEVVELAKAVGAKGFRLVGCTCVGQDLQLRGEHYQEIFAGHAGNNFTSEAVLSTGAIDMIVSEFNCTIPGLEPIADELKVKMICLDDVAKKKNAEYIYLDRNKYDEIDRKLINEALESYKNRRNEVKIDIPKDHGFEQSLTGVSEKNLKEFLGDSWKPLVDLIANGTIKGVAAIVGCSNMTAGGHDINTVELTKELIKRDIIVLSAGCSTGGLENVGLMSPGAEELAGENLKAVCKQLNIPPVLNFGPCLAIGRLEIVATELAAYLGIDLPQLPLVLSAPQWLEEQALADGAFGLALGLPLHLALPPFITGSKLVTEVLTEGLKDITGGHVIVNPDPKSTADQLEEIIIDRRVKLGLKDVESYA from the coding sequence ATGGATTGTAATAGTTGTAAAATGTGCAAAAGTGCAGATGAAAGATTGGAAAGTTTCGTAGCAAGTAAGGAGTTTGACACAGCATTTCACAGAACAGAAACTCAAAAGCAAAAATGTGGATTTGGCTTACAAGGAGTTTGTTGTAGACTCTGCTCCAATGGACCTTGTAGAATAACACCTAAATCACCAAAGGGAATTTGTGGAGCAGATGCAGATACAATAGTAGGTAGAAATTTTTTAAGAGCAGTTGCATCAGGTTCAGCATGTTATATTCACGTAGTAGAAAATACAGCTCTAAATCTAAAACATGTGGGGGAAACAAAGGGAATAATCAAAAGTGAAAAAGCATTAAATCATTTAGCTAAAAAATTAGGGATAGAAGCTGATGATAAATATGAAAAATGTATTAAAGTAGCAGATGCAGTTTTAAATGATTTATACAAACCTAGATTTACAAAAATGGAACTTGTTGAAAAAATAGGATATGGACCAAGAGTAGAAAAATGGAAAGAGTTAGGGATTATGCCTGGTGGAGCTAAGTCAGAAGTATTTGACGGAGTAGTAAAATCATCAACAAACTTAAACTCAGATCCAGTAGATATGTTAATGAGTTGTTTAAGCCTTGGAATTTCAACAGGACTTTATGGATTAACACTTACAAACCTTATAAATGACATAATGCTAGGTGATCCAGTTATAAGAATGGCACCAGTTGGATTTAGAGTAATAGACGAAGATTATATAAACATAATGATTACAGGACATCAACATTCAACATTTACATCATTCCAAGAAAAATTAAAAGAAGAAGAAGTTGTGGAACTTGCAAAAGCAGTAGGAGCAAAAGGATTTAGACTTGTAGGATGTACATGTGTAGGTCAAGATTTACAACTTAGGGGAGAACATTATCAAGAAATATTTGCAGGTCATGCAGGAAATAACTTTACAAGTGAAGCAGTATTATCAACAGGTGCAATAGATATGATAGTTTCAGAATTTAACTGTACAATACCAGGGCTTGAACCTATAGCAGATGAATTAAAAGTTAAAATGATATGTCTTGATGATGTTGCTAAAAAGAAAAATGCAGAATATATTTACTTAGACAGAAATAAATACGATGAAATAGATAGGAAATTAATAAATGAAGCTTTAGAATCTTATAAAAATAGAAGAAATGAAGTGAAAATAGATATACCAAAAGATCATGGATTTGAACAATCTTTAACTGGTGTTAGTGAAAAGAACTTAAAAGAATTTTTAGGTGATTCATGGAAACCATTAGTAGACTTAATAGCTAATGGAACAATTAAAGGTGTAGCAGCAATTGTTGGGTGTTCAAATATGACTGCTGGTGGACATGACATAAATACAGTTGAGCTAACTAAAGAATTAATTAAGAGAGATATTATAGTATTGTCAGCAGGATGTTCAACTGGAGGACTTGAAAACGTAGGATTAATGTCTCCAGGAGCAGAAGAGTTAGCAGGAGAAAATTTAAAAGCTGTATGTAAACAACTTAACATACCGCCAGTATTAAATTTTGGGCCATGTCTAGCAATAGGTAGACTTGAAATAGTTGCAACAGAATTAGCAGCATACTTAGGAATAGACTTACCGCAGCTTCCACTTGTACTTTCTGCACCACAATGGTTAGAAGAACAAGCACTTGCAGATGGAGCATTTGGTCTAGCGTTAGGTCTTCCTCTACACTTAGCTCTTCCTCCATTTATAACAGGAAGTAAATTAGTTACAGAAGTTTTAACAGAAGGTTTAAAAGATATAACAGGAGGTCACGTAATAGTAAACCCAGATCCTAAATCAACTGCAGATCAGTTAGAAGAAATAATAATAGATAGAAGAGTAAAACTTGGGTTAAAGGATGTGGAATCTTATGCATAG
- a CDS encoding 4Fe-4S dicluster domain-containing protein encodes MHRILIDKDLCKGCKSCVLACMLRNSNVENIYTLDLDSIDTESKNHIEMDRNNKPVPIFCRHCDEPECVMTCMSGAMSKDEETGIVSYDESKCGSCYMCVMSCPYGLLKIDDRSKQKILKCDLCKNEEIPKCVAMCPTGAIELQKEDAYAR; translated from the coding sequence ATGCATAGAATTTTAATTGATAAGGACTTATGTAAGGGTTGTAAAAGTTGTGTTCTAGCTTGTATGTTAAGAAATAGTAATGTTGAAAATATATACACATTAGATTTAGATAGTATAGATACTGAAAGTAAAAATCATATAGAAATGGACAGAAATAATAAACCAGTACCTATATTTTGTAGACATTGTGATGAGCCAGAATGCGTAATGACTTGCATGAGTGGAGCTATGAGTAAAGACGAAGAGACGGGAATAGTTTCATATGATGAGAGTAAATGTGGATCTTGTTATATGTGTGTAATGTCATGTCCATATGGTTTATTAAAAATAGACGATAGAAGCAAACAAAAAATATTAAAATGTGATTTATGTAAAAACGAAGAAATTCCTAAGTGTGTAGCTATGTGTCCTACAGGAGCTATCGAGCTACAAAAGGAGGATGCTTATGCTAGATAA
- a CDS encoding NAD(P)/FAD-dependent oxidoreductase → MLDKLFNKLSSNKEKNYIEIKNTPKKYVILGASAAGVNAVKTLRQLDPKGNITLISKDEKIYSRCMLHHVISEHRSVESINFVDIDFMEKNNIKWIKNAEAKSIDTESKIVNLQLEKISYDKLLIATGAKSFVPPIKNAKEGNNIYSLRDIEDAIYIKEKIKESKKVAIIGAGLIGIDILTSLLDKGNLEVSLIYPNEYILDLQLDKYSAKVYESKFIELGAKLYSSLPVNRIVLDDNKNVKGVELGDSSIVECDLLIIATGVRPNTEIVANTNIEDNRGIVINDKCETTVKDIYAAGDVVGKNAIWPLAVKQGIVAAYNMAGVEKVIDDKFTFKNSMNFAGIPTISLGIVIPPDDTYDVITRCDKDGYKKFVIKDNVITGFVAQGDISYTGPITYLIKHKIEISNLRDRVFDIGYADFFSIKENGEFEYSI, encoded by the coding sequence ATGCTAGATAAATTATTTAACAAATTATCATCTAATAAAGAAAAAAATTATATTGAAATAAAAAATACTCCAAAGAAATATGTGATTTTAGGAGCAAGTGCAGCAGGAGTAAATGCAGTAAAAACTTTAAGACAATTAGATCCAAAGGGAAATATTACACTTATATCAAAAGATGAAAAGATATATTCTCGTTGTATGTTACATCATGTTATTTCAGAACATAGAAGTGTGGAAAGTATTAATTTTGTAGATATAGATTTTATGGAAAAAAACAATATAAAGTGGATAAAAAATGCTGAAGCAAAAAGTATAGACACTGAAAGTAAAATAGTAAACTTACAACTAGAAAAGATAAGTTATGATAAATTACTAATAGCAACAGGAGCAAAATCTTTTGTGCCTCCAATAAAAAATGCAAAAGAAGGAAATAATATTTATTCCCTTAGAGATATTGAAGATGCAATCTATATAAAGGAAAAAATCAAAGAGAGTAAAAAAGTTGCGATAATAGGAGCAGGCCTTATAGGCATAGATATATTGACATCACTTTTAGATAAGGGGAATTTAGAAGTATCTTTAATTTATCCAAATGAGTATATATTAGATTTACAACTTGATAAATATTCAGCTAAAGTATATGAAAGCAAATTTATAGAACTTGGTGCAAAATTATATTCTTCTTTACCAGTAAATCGAATTGTATTAGATGATAATAAGAATGTTAAAGGTGTTGAACTGGGAGACAGTAGCATAGTTGAGTGTGATTTATTAATAATTGCTACAGGAGTTAGACCTAATACAGAGATTGTGGCTAATACTAATATAGAAGATAACAGAGGAATAGTTATAAATGATAAATGTGAAACTACAGTAAAAGATATATATGCGGCAGGAGATGTAGTTGGCAAAAATGCCATTTGGCCATTAGCTGTAAAACAAGGAATTGTAGCAGCTTACAATATGGCAGGAGTTGAAAAAGTTATAGACGATAAATTTACTTTTAAAAATAGCATGAACTTTGCAGGGATACCAACAATTTCTTTAGGAATAGTTATACCACCAGACGATACTTATGATGTAATTACTAGATGTGACAAGGATGGATATAAAAAGTTTGTTATAAAGGATAATGTAATAACAGGATTTGTTGCCCAAGGAGATATTTCTTATACAGGACCTATTACTTATCTAATAAAACATAAGATCGAGATATCTAATTTAAGAGATAGAGTTTTTGATATTGGATATGCTGATTTCTTTTCCATAAAAGAAAATGGAGAGTTTGAATATAGCATTTAG